One Obesumbacterium proteus DNA window includes the following coding sequences:
- the pgaA gene encoding poly-beta-1,6 N-acetyl-D-glucosamine export porin PgaA — protein MFAVYLILSPSLCTADTEEISADTLMSLGAPTLAWEKMSMAQSQMHGLQAATIAQHRLSLLLRWGMDESRSDNGVLRLAPLNKALVEEQRFLATFGQSNSVNRVQQQVLGDQIVTLSATGDAKNAILRAHQLEQLAPLPAYVSAARGDAFMQLERPENAVASYEYALAHAAPGEIEPIPTQEMLFYALLDCGRYEQAEALLAKLEPDTPQWVRLSAAPGLVNQDYATVKKMRAQYTLYSGNVTLGQRQIDALVHTAPMNDDLLTTQAQAYLLRDLPTRSAQTYRIALNQTPDSLEARAGLAEASLARRDFALSQEIYQQVSQGFEDDNSIAQFVDNYRYQQLPYFTTDASGGRGNGTLSDYDWQIDSYLYSSPIQQNWRLFAHQFTGQGKTEEGTARRIRNGAGVDFRATEWLGSMEINRSNGNAAKTGLATQVSYLPSDHWQFDLGYDNSSNELAWKAYDSGISAKQTNVALRYQTDSTASAELAYQNQRLSDGNLSQTWEASTTKLLWTRPRQQLEGTLSLSTSSNSLPDAEYFSPERDYSAGVTLLHQWTPWQSARRHFTQRTYLTAGEYQQRHFGSSLFTELRFEHQWALSAHSELIYGIGLNSHRYDESRENRTLFYLSLTLPLGSPL, from the coding sequence ATGTTTGCAGTCTATCTCATATTATCGCCTTCCCTGTGTACGGCCGATACGGAAGAAATATCGGCAGATACACTGATGTCATTAGGCGCGCCTACTCTTGCTTGGGAAAAGATGTCCATGGCCCAGTCTCAAATGCATGGATTGCAAGCAGCCACGATTGCTCAACATCGACTTAGCCTTTTACTACGCTGGGGCATGGATGAAAGCCGAAGCGATAACGGCGTCTTGCGTCTCGCGCCATTAAATAAAGCATTAGTCGAAGAGCAACGATTTTTGGCCACGTTTGGGCAATCAAACAGCGTCAATCGCGTGCAACAACAGGTCCTTGGCGATCAAATTGTCACACTTAGCGCAACAGGTGACGCGAAAAACGCGATTCTCCGCGCTCATCAACTCGAACAACTCGCCCCCCTTCCCGCCTATGTGAGTGCAGCTCGAGGCGACGCATTTATGCAGCTAGAGCGGCCAGAAAACGCCGTAGCCAGCTATGAATATGCGCTAGCTCATGCTGCGCCGGGAGAGATTGAACCGATCCCCACGCAGGAAATGCTGTTCTATGCTCTTTTAGACTGCGGGCGCTATGAGCAAGCCGAAGCCTTGCTGGCAAAATTAGAACCCGATACCCCACAGTGGGTTAGGCTCAGCGCCGCACCAGGGTTGGTGAATCAGGATTACGCCACGGTAAAAAAGATGCGTGCGCAGTACACCCTGTACAGTGGAAATGTCACGCTGGGTCAGCGGCAAATAGACGCATTGGTCCATACGGCACCGATGAATGATGACCTGCTCACCACTCAGGCTCAGGCTTATTTGCTGCGTGATTTGCCCACGCGTTCTGCACAGACCTACCGAATTGCCTTAAATCAAACACCAGACAGCCTTGAGGCTCGCGCGGGTCTTGCCGAAGCGTCGCTTGCCCGACGGGATTTTGCCCTTAGCCAAGAGATCTACCAGCAAGTCTCTCAAGGGTTTGAAGACGACAATTCTATTGCACAATTCGTGGATAATTATCGCTATCAGCAACTGCCTTATTTCACCACCGACGCCAGCGGCGGGCGCGGCAACGGCACGCTCAGCGACTATGATTGGCAAATCGATAGCTACCTTTACTCCTCACCGATTCAACAGAATTGGCGGCTCTTCGCGCATCAATTCACCGGTCAGGGCAAAACTGAAGAAGGCACAGCAAGGCGGATACGTAACGGCGCTGGCGTCGATTTTCGTGCCACTGAATGGCTCGGTTCGATGGAAATTAACCGCAGCAATGGCAACGCGGCGAAAACAGGCCTAGCAACGCAGGTTAGCTATCTTCCATCCGACCATTGGCAGTTCGACCTAGGCTACGATAACAGCAGCAACGAGCTTGCTTGGAAAGCCTATGACAGCGGCATCAGCGCGAAGCAGACGAACGTCGCGCTGCGCTATCAAACCGATAGCACCGCCTCCGCAGAACTGGCCTATCAAAACCAGCGGCTGAGCGATGGAAACCTTAGCCAAACATGGGAAGCCTCAACCACTAAGCTGTTATGGACACGCCCACGCCAGCAGTTAGAGGGCACACTATCGCTTTCCACCAGCAGCAATAGCTTGCCTGACGCGGAGTATTTCAGCCCTGAGCGCGACTATTCGGCAGGCGTAACCCTGCTACATCAGTGGACACCATGGCAATCAGCGCGGCGTCACTTTACCCAGCGAACCTATCTCACCGCAGGTGAATACCAGCAGCGCCATTTTGGCTCAAGCCTATTTACTGAGCTGAGATTCGAGCACCAATGGGCGCTAAGTGCCCATTCAGAATTAATTTACGGTATTGGACTGAATAGCCATCGCTACGATGAATCACGCGAAAACCGGACTCTTTTTTATCTGTCACTGACTTTGCCCTTAGGAAGCCCGCTATGA
- the ligA gene encoding NAD-dependent DNA ligase LigA, giving the protein MTSTTGPQLQQQLEQLRAALRHHEYQYHVLDAPEVPDAEYDRLMRELRALEEQHPELITPDSPTQRVGAAPLSAFSQVRHEVPMLSLDNVFDDESYLAFDKRVHDRLKTAEPLTFCCELKLDGLAVSLLYEDGVLVRGATRGDGTTGEDITANVKTIRAIPLRLQGDNIPRRVEVRGEVFMPLAGFEAMNEEARRKDGKVFANPRNAAAGSLRQLDPRITAKRPLTFFCYGVGLMDGGELPASHYGRLQQFKAWGLPVSDRVKLCTGSEEVLKFYRQVEQDRPTLGFDIDGVVIKVDSIATQEQLGFVARAPRWATAFKFPAQEQMTKVNGVEFQVGRTGAITPVARLEPVLVAGVIVSNATLHNADEIDRLGLRIGDTVIVRRAGDVIPQVVGVVEAERPENAQEIVFPLHCPVCGSDVERVEGEAVARCTGGLICGAQRKESLKHFVSRRAMDVDGMGDKIIEQLVEKEYVKTPADLYRLSAGILTGLDRMGPKSATNLVNALDKSKETTLARFLYALGIREVGEATAANLAAHFGSLDALREADVEALKAVQDVGEVVAKHVRHFLSEEHNQKVIEELISPEIGIHWPAPQVVVAEEIDSPFAGKTVVLTGSLSLMPRDEAKDRLAALGAKVSGSVSKKTDMVIAGEAAGSKLAKAQELGIPVIDEAEMIRLLGL; this is encoded by the coding sequence ATGACCTCAACGACTGGACCCCAACTCCAACAACAACTCGAACAGCTTAGAGCCGCGTTGCGCCATCATGAGTATCAGTATCACGTACTTGATGCCCCTGAAGTTCCAGACGCCGAATACGATCGCTTAATGCGCGAACTGCGTGCGCTGGAAGAGCAACATCCTGAACTTATCACGCCAGACTCGCCGACTCAGCGCGTGGGGGCGGCTCCGCTCTCGGCGTTTAGTCAGGTTCGCCATGAAGTGCCGATGCTTTCTTTGGATAACGTCTTTGACGATGAGAGTTATTTGGCCTTCGATAAGCGTGTCCACGACCGTTTAAAAACCGCAGAGCCGTTAACTTTTTGCTGTGAGCTTAAACTGGATGGTTTAGCCGTTAGCCTCCTGTATGAAGATGGCGTATTGGTTCGCGGGGCGACTCGCGGTGATGGTACGACCGGCGAAGATATTACGGCTAACGTAAAAACGATCCGCGCGATCCCGCTGCGTTTGCAGGGCGATAATATTCCACGTCGCGTTGAAGTACGCGGCGAAGTATTTATGCCGCTCGCCGGTTTTGAAGCCATGAACGAAGAAGCGCGCCGTAAAGACGGCAAAGTTTTTGCCAACCCGCGTAACGCCGCAGCGGGCTCGCTGCGTCAGCTTGATCCTCGCATCACTGCTAAACGTCCGCTGACGTTCTTCTGCTACGGCGTGGGACTGATGGACGGCGGTGAGTTGCCAGCTAGCCATTATGGGCGTTTGCAGCAGTTTAAAGCGTGGGGATTACCGGTTAGCGATCGCGTGAAACTGTGCACCGGCAGTGAAGAGGTTTTGAAATTTTATCGTCAGGTTGAGCAGGATCGACCCACGCTCGGTTTTGATATCGATGGCGTGGTGATTAAAGTTGATAGCATCGCGACTCAAGAACAGCTTGGCTTTGTGGCGCGTGCACCTCGCTGGGCAACGGCGTTTAAATTCCCTGCGCAAGAGCAGATGACTAAGGTAAACGGCGTTGAGTTTCAGGTTGGGCGCACAGGGGCAATTACCCCTGTGGCACGTTTAGAACCGGTGCTGGTCGCCGGTGTTATCGTGAGTAATGCGACGCTGCATAACGCCGATGAAATCGATCGTCTGGGTCTGCGCATCGGCGATACCGTGATTGTGCGTCGCGCCGGTGACGTTATTCCGCAGGTGGTGGGCGTGGTGGAAGCGGAACGTCCTGAGAATGCGCAGGAGATCGTGTTCCCGCTGCACTGTCCGGTCTGTGGTTCCGACGTTGAGCGTGTGGAAGGCGAAGCCGTGGCGCGCTGTACCGGTGGATTAATCTGTGGTGCGCAGCGTAAAGAGTCGCTTAAGCATTTCGTTTCCCGTCGTGCAATGGACGTTGACGGCATGGGCGATAAGATCATCGAACAACTGGTCGAAAAAGAGTATGTGAAAACGCCAGCCGATCTTTATCGCCTGAGCGCCGGTATTTTAACTGGGCTTGATCGCATGGGGCCGAAGTCGGCGACGAACTTGGTCAATGCGTTAGACAAGTCTAAAGAAACTACTCTGGCTCGATTCCTGTATGCGCTGGGGATTCGTGAAGTAGGTGAGGCGACCGCGGCGAATCTGGCTGCGCACTTTGGCTCATTGGACGCTTTGCGCGAGGCCGACGTTGAGGCGTTGAAGGCTGTGCAGGACGTGGGGGAAGTGGTGGCGAAACATGTGCGCCATTTCCTGAGCGAAGAGCATAACCAGAAAGTGATCGAGGAACTCATCAGCCCAGAAATTGGTATTCACTGGCCTGCGCCGCAGGTGGTGGTAGCTGAAGAGATCGATAGTCCGTTTGCTGGTAAAACCGTGGTTCTGACTGGATCGCTAAGCTTGATGCCGCGTGATGAAGCGAAAGATCGTCTTGCGGCGTTGGGTGCCAAAGTCAGCGGCAGCGTTTCTAAGAAAACCGATATGGTTATCGCGGGCGAAGCCGCAGGCTCTAAGTTGGCGAAGGCACAGGAGTTGGGTATTCCGGTGATTGATGAAGCCGAGATGATCCGTCTGCTAGGGCTGTAA
- the gltX gene encoding glutamate--tRNA ligase, whose product MKIKTRFAPSPTGYLHVGGARTALYSWLFARHAGGEFVLRIEDTDLERSTQEAIDAIMDGMNWLNLDWDEGPYYQTKRFDRYNHVIDQMLEQGTAYKCYCSKERLEELRETQMANGEKPRYDGRCRHSHEHHADDEPHVVRFLNPQEGSVIFDDKIRGPIEFSNQELDDLIIRRTDGSPTYNFCVVIDDWDMEITHVIRGEDHINNTPRQINILKALGAPVPEYAHVSMILGDDGKKLSKRHGAVGVMQYRDDGYLPEALLNYLVRLGWSHGDQEIFSIDEMKEFFTLDDISKSASAFNTEKLQWLNHHYINTMAPEYVAIHLAWHIHEAGYETRNGPQLVEIVKLLAERCKTLKEMAAQARYFYEDFAEFDADAAKKHLRPVARQPLELVRSKLAAITDWTAENIHHAIQGTADELEVGMGKVGMPLRVAVTGAGQSPGVDVTVHAIGQQRSLKRIDMALAFIAEREAQQ is encoded by the coding sequence ATGAAAATCAAAACCCGTTTTGCACCTAGCCCAACTGGCTACCTGCACGTAGGTGGTGCGCGTACCGCACTTTATTCTTGGTTGTTCGCCCGCCACGCCGGCGGTGAATTTGTTCTTCGTATTGAAGATACCGATCTTGAGCGTTCAACTCAGGAAGCGATCGACGCCATCATGGATGGTATGAACTGGCTGAATCTCGATTGGGATGAGGGTCCGTACTACCAGACCAAACGTTTTGATCGTTATAACCATGTGATCGATCAGATGTTAGAGCAGGGCACTGCCTATAAGTGCTACTGCTCCAAAGAACGTCTGGAAGAGCTGCGTGAAACGCAAATGGCTAACGGTGAGAAGCCTCGCTACGATGGCCGTTGCCGTCATAGCCACGAACATCACGCCGACGACGAGCCGCACGTTGTGCGTTTCCTGAACCCTCAGGAAGGCTCCGTTATCTTTGACGATAAAATCCGTGGCCCAATTGAATTCAGCAACCAAGAACTGGACGATCTGATTATCCGTCGTACCGATGGTTCTCCGACCTATAACTTCTGTGTTGTTATCGATGACTGGGATATGGAAATTACCCACGTTATCCGTGGTGAAGACCATATCAATAACACACCGCGTCAGATCAACATTCTGAAAGCGCTGGGTGCTCCAGTTCCTGAATACGCACACGTATCTATGATTCTGGGTGATGACGGTAAAAAACTGTCTAAGCGCCACGGTGCGGTCGGTGTGATGCAGTATCGCGACGATGGCTACTTGCCAGAAGCGTTGCTGAACTATTTGGTTCGTTTGGGCTGGTCTCACGGCGACCAAGAAATCTTCAGCATTGATGAGATGAAAGAGTTCTTCACACTTGATGACATCAGCAAATCAGCAAGTGCGTTCAACACTGAAAAACTACAGTGGTTGAACCATCACTACATCAACACGATGGCGCCAGAGTACGTGGCTATTCATCTGGCATGGCATATCCATGAAGCGGGTTATGAAACGCGCAATGGTCCACAGCTGGTTGAAATTGTTAAGTTGCTGGCTGAGCGCTGTAAAACTCTGAAAGAAATGGCCGCTCAGGCGCGTTACTTCTACGAAGATTTTGCAGAGTTTGATGCTGATGCGGCGAAAAAACACCTGCGTCCTGTCGCGCGTCAGCCGTTAGAGCTGGTACGTTCTAAGCTGGCGGCAATTACTGACTGGACCGCTGAAAATATTCACCATGCTATCCAAGGCACCGCGGATGAGCTGGAAGTGGGTATGGGCAAAGTGGGTATGCCACTGCGTGTGGCTGTCACAGGCGCAGGCCAGTCACCTGGCGTGGATGTTACCGTACATGCGATTGGTCAGCAGCGTTCGCTGAAGCGTATTGACATGGCTCTGGCATTTATTGCCGAGCGTGAAGCGCAGCAATAA
- a CDS encoding winged helix-turn-helix domain-containing protein produces MAQGKITISTITHKIVTVDGEEHTLRSKEYQMLCLLLERAPLCVTRREIISHVWSGTYSADATINQTMKSIRRKLGDKDFTLIQTIPRMGYQIEHPELFSLEPAVNHEPIIQDDSREEQQLNTQSHFESKRENVQNILPVINENQRVKRWGMMVVIGIICFICGVLWHGVATSFPLLTKIQERDEMSNSLITTVASGKDSMLLYDNYRFVCRYSWHDESQFALVCTKIELPESNTSSR; encoded by the coding sequence ATGGCACAAGGGAAAATAACCATCAGTACGATAACGCACAAAATTGTTACCGTTGATGGCGAGGAACACACATTACGTAGCAAAGAATATCAGATGCTATGTCTGCTTTTAGAACGTGCGCCGTTATGTGTAACGCGGCGTGAAATCATTTCACATGTGTGGAGTGGGACGTACAGCGCAGATGCGACGATCAACCAAACAATGAAATCGATACGGCGCAAGTTAGGAGATAAAGATTTTACACTGATACAGACTATACCTAGGATGGGGTACCAAATAGAGCATCCCGAGCTCTTTTCTTTAGAACCGGCCGTTAATCATGAACCGATAATTCAAGATGATAGCCGTGAAGAACAGCAATTAAACACACAATCTCACTTTGAAAGTAAACGGGAGAACGTGCAAAATATTCTGCCGGTTATTAATGAAAATCAAAGAGTAAAACGCTGGGGAATGATGGTGGTAATAGGCATAATCTGTTTTATATGCGGTGTGCTTTGGCATGGAGTGGCAACTTCATTTCCTTTACTGACGAAAATCCAAGAGCGTGATGAAATGTCTAATTCATTAATCACCACTGTGGCATCGGGCAAAGATAGTATGCTGCTCTATGATAATTATAGATTTGTTTGTAGGTATTCATGGCATGATGAATCACAATTTGCTTTAGTCTGTACTAAGATTGAATTACCCGAAAGTAATACATCGTCAAGGTAG
- the pgaB gene encoding poly-beta-1,6-N-acetyl-D-glucosamine N-deacetylase PgaB: MTSTFRSILIFTLSLLLLQGAFAAGQPLPAIDIQPPADPDDGLTFRVLAFHDVRDDLRASFATYPDATAIDTKTLASLFAWLKENDYHMVSVDQIIAARQGGKKLPPRSVLLSFDDGYRSFYTRVFPLLKAYGYPAVQALITDWVNHPAKEKIKISSTVELPGDYFLNWNEVAEMQRSGLVEFASHTHNLHRGIAANPQGSEFPAATTLQYLADKKRYETEAEYQTRVKADLAHSARLIQQYTGHAPRIMVWPYGAYHQPVQEIARQLGMPIMLTLDSGSNPSSQPLSKITRILIGYDTTTSVLKQELRAPANYNGDIYPVERVVQVDLDYVYDADPQQQDQNLSCLLDRIKDLSPTTIYLQAFADPDGSGLVKEVYFPNSVLQMRADLFSRVSWQLQTRTGVNVFAWMPVLSIALPKDNPAANKWITSTHSGTQPSTFPYTRLSPFEPDVRAAITQLYHDLSRYTPFQGVLFHDDAALSDDEDTRPAALAQYQAWGLPADVNKIRSNPALLRAWTDKKIDFLINFTHQLAAEVQKNQFASATQMTARNLYAQPVMDPQAEQWYAQSPPKFLANYDYTALMAMPFMESATMPDRWLTELYEKVAAQPLGIQKTVFELQSYDWEKKRPVSNDVLLHQLTLLRALGARHLGYYPDDFINNQPDTEVIRPLMSAQSNVIERKPLPQCDSRMVRDKHKQWSNQP; encoded by the coding sequence ATGACGTCTACTTTTCGTTCAATCTTAATTTTTACTTTGAGCCTACTGTTGCTTCAAGGGGCATTCGCTGCCGGGCAGCCGTTACCGGCTATTGATATTCAGCCTCCTGCCGATCCCGACGATGGTCTTACTTTTCGCGTATTGGCTTTCCACGACGTGCGCGACGATCTGCGTGCCAGCTTCGCCACCTATCCTGATGCCACCGCCATTGATACCAAAACGCTGGCCTCGCTGTTCGCTTGGCTGAAGGAAAATGACTACCACATGGTCTCCGTCGATCAAATCATTGCTGCGCGCCAAGGCGGCAAAAAGCTGCCGCCGCGTTCGGTGCTGTTAAGCTTCGATGACGGATATCGCAGTTTCTATACCCGTGTTTTCCCTCTACTCAAAGCCTACGGCTACCCGGCTGTGCAGGCGCTGATCACCGATTGGGTCAATCATCCCGCTAAAGAAAAAATCAAAATTAGCTCCACGGTGGAGTTGCCCGGTGATTATTTCCTGAATTGGAATGAAGTAGCCGAAATGCAGCGTTCAGGCTTAGTCGAATTTGCGTCTCATACTCACAATTTACACCGTGGAATAGCCGCTAACCCACAGGGCAGTGAGTTCCCTGCGGCAACGACATTACAGTATTTGGCAGATAAAAAACGCTATGAAACCGAAGCTGAATATCAAACCAGAGTTAAAGCGGATTTAGCCCATAGCGCGAGGCTCATTCAGCAATATACCGGCCATGCACCGCGAATTATGGTGTGGCCTTATGGCGCATACCATCAGCCGGTGCAGGAAATTGCCCGTCAGCTTGGCATGCCTATCATGCTGACGTTGGATTCCGGCTCAAATCCATCCTCACAGCCGCTTTCAAAAATTACTCGCATCCTGATCGGCTACGACACCACGACCAGCGTGCTCAAGCAGGAACTCAGAGCGCCAGCCAACTACAACGGCGACATCTATCCCGTTGAACGCGTGGTTCAGGTCGATTTGGATTATGTTTATGACGCCGATCCTCAGCAGCAGGACCAGAATTTATCTTGCCTGTTAGATCGCATCAAAGATCTTTCCCCAACCACGATTTACTTGCAGGCCTTTGCCGATCCCGACGGCAGCGGTCTCGTCAAAGAAGTTTATTTTCCCAACAGCGTATTACAGATGCGCGCTGACCTATTCAGCCGCGTCTCATGGCAATTACAAACTCGCACCGGCGTGAACGTATTCGCCTGGATGCCGGTACTTAGCATCGCTCTGCCGAAGGATAATCCGGCGGCGAATAAGTGGATCACTTCAACCCACAGCGGTACGCAGCCCAGCACGTTTCCCTACACTCGCCTCAGCCCATTTGAACCCGATGTTCGGGCGGCTATCACTCAGCTCTATCACGATCTTTCCCGCTACACACCGTTTCAGGGCGTTCTATTTCATGATGATGCCGCGCTGAGCGACGACGAGGACACTCGCCCTGCCGCCTTAGCACAATATCAAGCGTGGGGATTGCCAGCTGATGTGAACAAAATTCGCTCCAATCCTGCGCTATTACGCGCGTGGACAGACAAAAAAATCGATTTCCTCATTAACTTCACCCACCAGTTGGCCGCTGAAGTGCAGAAAAATCAGTTTGCCTCTGCGACGCAAATGACCGCGCGCAATCTCTACGCCCAGCCCGTCATGGATCCACAGGCCGAGCAGTGGTACGCACAAAGCCCGCCCAAATTCTTGGCAAACTATGATTACACCGCGCTGATGGCGATGCCCTTTATGGAATCGGCCACTATGCCCGATCGTTGGCTCACCGAGCTGTATGAAAAGGTGGCCGCGCAGCCATTAGGCATTCAAAAAACCGTTTTTGAACTCCAAAGCTACGATTGGGAGAAAAAGCGCCCCGTCAGCAACGACGTTTTGCTACATCAACTGACGTTGCTGCGGGCGCTCGGTGCCCGCCATTTGGGCTATTACCCAGACGACTTCATCAACAACCAGCCTGATACCGAAGTGATCCGCCCACTGATGTCGGCGCAGAGCAACGTTATCGAGCGAAAACCGTTACCTCAATGCGATAGCCGCATGGTGCGCGACAAACATAAGCAGTGGAGCAATCAACCATGA
- the pgaC gene encoding poly-beta-1,6-N-acetyl-D-glucosamine synthase: MNHFLSTDIPTLLFGFVFYYPFFMAWLWMLGGLIYFVVYERHDDFTHPDFTQAETPRISIIVPCYNEEPNVREVIAHLQNLNYPNYEVLAVNDGSHDRTGEILNELVEQYPSLMAIHQDKNQGKAVGLNTAAQLATGDFILCMDGDALLDPNALHFLVSHFIDNPHMAAVTGNPRIRNRTSLLGRMQVGEFSSTVGLIKRCQQVFGRLFTVSGVIALFRKSALEEVGYWSVDMLTEDIDISWKLQTHGWEIRYEPRALTWILTPETLVGLYRQRLRWSKGGVQTVFKYFPAMFTPRNRMMLPLFCEYVVSIFWAYCMAFAFVLMFADFFFPLPIKWQISVVPVWNGMVLGVTCLLQLLVSCLIDRRYDRGIMKCYLWTIWYPLMFWLINVVTSLVAVPSVLLRRQGARAVWVSPDRGIQHGKSDHRNISKKLP; the protein is encoded by the coding sequence ATGAACCACTTCTTAAGCACAGATATTCCAACGCTGCTGTTTGGTTTTGTCTTCTACTACCCGTTCTTTATGGCTTGGCTATGGATGCTCGGAGGGTTGATCTATTTTGTCGTCTACGAACGCCATGATGATTTCACCCACCCTGATTTCACGCAGGCAGAAACACCGCGCATTTCCATTATCGTGCCCTGCTATAACGAAGAGCCTAACGTGCGCGAAGTGATCGCCCATCTGCAAAACCTGAATTACCCCAACTATGAAGTGCTCGCCGTTAACGACGGCAGCCACGATCGCACCGGCGAAATCCTTAATGAACTGGTTGAGCAATATCCCAGCTTAATGGCCATTCATCAGGATAAAAACCAAGGCAAAGCCGTGGGTTTAAATACCGCGGCACAGTTAGCCACCGGCGATTTTATTCTCTGCATGGACGGTGACGCACTTCTGGATCCTAACGCGCTGCATTTTTTGGTCAGCCATTTTATTGATAACCCACACATGGCCGCGGTTACCGGAAATCCACGCATCCGCAATCGCACTTCGTTACTTGGGCGCATGCAGGTGGGGGAATTCTCTTCCACGGTGGGACTTATCAAACGCTGTCAGCAGGTTTTTGGGCGGCTATTTACCGTATCCGGCGTTATCGCCCTATTTCGTAAAAGCGCGCTCGAGGAAGTGGGTTATTGGAGCGTCGATATGCTAACCGAAGACATTGATATCAGTTGGAAGCTACAGACTCACGGCTGGGAAATACGCTACGAACCGCGCGCACTGACGTGGATATTAACGCCGGAAACATTGGTTGGGCTTTATCGTCAACGGCTGCGCTGGTCCAAAGGCGGAGTACAAACCGTATTTAAATATTTTCCCGCCATGTTCACTCCGCGCAACCGCATGATGCTGCCTCTGTTTTGCGAATACGTGGTGAGTATTTTTTGGGCCTACTGCATGGCCTTTGCTTTTGTATTGATGTTTGCCGATTTCTTTTTCCCGCTACCCATCAAGTGGCAAATCTCGGTCGTTCCGGTCTGGAATGGCATGGTGCTCGGTGTGACCTGTCTATTGCAGCTATTAGTCAGTTGTCTTATCGACCGACGCTATGACCGAGGGATTATGAAATGCTATCTCTGGACGATTTGGTATCCATTGATGTTTTGGTTAATCAACGTGGTAACCAGTCTGGTTGCCGTTCCGTCCGTATTGCTTCGCCGACAAGGCGCACGAGCGGTATGGGTTAGTCCTGACAGGGGTATTCAACATGGAAAATCCGATCATCGAAATATCAGCAAAAAGCTTCCTTAA
- a CDS encoding DUF3820 family protein, producing MEKENLIEIANMVMPFGKYKGRVLIDLPEEYLLWFARKDEFPQGKLGELMQITLAIKIEGLEGLVKPLKRQRS from the coding sequence ATGGAAAAAGAAAACCTGATTGAAATTGCCAATATGGTGATGCCGTTTGGCAAGTACAAAGGTCGCGTGTTGATTGATTTACCGGAAGAGTATCTTTTGTGGTTCGCCCGCAAGGATGAGTTCCCGCAGGGAAAACTGGGTGAGCTGATGCAGATCACCCTCGCCATCAAAATTGAGGGTCTTGAAGGCTTAGTTAAGCCTCTCAAGCGTCAACGTAGTTAA
- a CDS encoding DNA-binding protein translates to MNKEWYAAKELVGVAGFPTTPQAINQRAKSEGWRKQKRSGVQGKALEYHISSFPDEVVSALLANEESSFYLADLPKAEKAWSAIYYQLTEDEREQLTRFIMRRGINALLGCLESQHPCLSTQNDTTSSVS, encoded by the coding sequence ATGAACAAGGAATGGTATGCAGCAAAAGAGCTGGTTGGGGTCGCAGGTTTTCCAACGACGCCACAGGCTATAAACCAAAGAGCAAAATCTGAAGGGTGGCGTAAACAAAAGCGCAGCGGTGTACAAGGTAAAGCGCTCGAGTACCACATCAGCAGTTTCCCCGATGAAGTTGTATCTGCGCTACTCGCCAATGAAGAATCATCATTTTATTTGGCCGATCTGCCTAAAGCAGAAAAGGCGTGGAGTGCTATTTATTATCAGCTCACTGAAGACGAACGTGAGCAGCTAACGCGTTTTATCATGCGTCGAGGCATTAACGCATTGTTGGGATGCTTAGAGTCTCAGCATCCCTGTCTTAGCACTCAAAATGACACGACGAGTTCAGTCTCATAG